In Oncorhynchus masou masou isolate Uvic2021 chromosome 28, UVic_Omas_1.1, whole genome shotgun sequence, the DNA window TGGTGACAGGGGAGGCTACTCGTAAAATTTGCCAACTATTCCTAGTGGTCTCCTCAAGTTTACAAAATGAGAACGATAAACTGAAGACCAAGGTGGAGCAGATGGATGAAGATAAGAAAACCAAGGTGGAGCAGATGGATGAAGATATGAAGGCATTGACTGAGAAGGCTGAACATTATAGAGCATTACTGGCTAAAATGCAGACACAAGCAGAACCAAAAGGACCCACGCATATTCTGCTTAATGGAATGATTTTTGCAATTCCACCAGTTGGTGAGTGTTatagacctagctagccagtagtcattcttttttaaattcaacaacctcttatttacaatgacagcctagtgggttaattgccttactcgggggcagaacaacatttattttttatgttggcagctcggggatttgatctagcaaccttttggttactggcccaacgctctaaccactaggctacctgcctaggcTTTAGCTAAAGCTTGTTATTGGTGTTCTTGCCCTACTGAtaatttattttcaaatacatttagGCCTAAATCACACAATTTTGTGGGAAGGGAAAGGTGAATGTGTGTTAAAGGTAATTATGCTTGTTATGTTTTAGGTTTCTCAATGTTCTCTGGAATGACAGCGGCTTCAACATTGCCAGGGAATGTCAGTCAAGCAAACACTGTCACTAATGCGATGTCAGTCTGTGCAGGTAATCCTTCAAATTGTGTTATTTTGAATAATTGTTAGCAAACCAAAGTCTTaatcactaggaaccaaacagaaGCAAATGGGCCAAAACAGGGCATGGGCAGCCCGTGAGACGTGTCACCACCAGTGAGTGAatgaatggtgtcgtctgcgtagatgtggatcagagaatcaccagcagcaagagccacatcattgatgtatacagagagaagtcggctcgagaattgaaccctgtggaacccccatagagactgccagaggcccagacaataggccctccgatttgacacactgaactctaccagagaagtagttggtgaaccaggcgaggcagtcatttgagaaaccaaggctgttgagtctgccgataagaatgtggtgattgacagagtcgaaagccttggccaggttgatgaatacggctgcacagtaatgtctcttatcgatggcagttatgatatcgtttaggaccttgagcgtgaggtgcacccatgaccagctcggaaaccagattgcatagcggtacggtgggattcaaaatggtcagtgatctgttaaCTTAGCTTTcgaaggcagggtaggatagatataggtctgtaacagtttgggtctagagtgtctccccctttgaagaggggggtgtTGACCACGGCAGTTTTccgatctcagacgatacaaaagagtttgaacaggctagtaataggggttgcaacaattgcggcggataattttagaaagagagggtccagattgtctagcccagctgattttggggggggggggagtgcacATTTTGCAGTGCttccagaacatcagctatctggatttgggtgaaggagaaatgggcgaggcttgggcaagttgctgtggggggtgcagagctgttgaccggagTAGGGGTTGCCAGGTGGAAAGTCGTAGAGAAattcttattgaaattctcaattatcgtggatttatcggtggtgatagtgtttcctagcctcagtgcagtgagtagctgggaggaggtgctcttattctccatgaactTTAGTGTCctagaactttttggagtttgtgctacaggatgcaaatgtctGTTTTAagaaagctagcctttgctttcctaactgcctgtgtatattggttcctaaatTCCATGAAGAGTTGCATATCGCGGTGGCTATTCGAtactaatgcagtacgccacaggatgtttttgtgctggtcaagggcaatcagatctggagtgaaccaagggctatatctgttcctggttctacattttttgaacggggcatgcttatttaagatggtgaggaaagcacttttaaagaataaccaggcatcctctactgacggaatgaggtcaatatccttccaggatacccgggccaggtcgattagaaatgcctgctcaattaagtgttttagggagcgtttgaccgtgatgaggggtggtcgtttgaccgcggacctgttatggacgcaggcaatgaggcagtgatcgctgaaatcctggttgaagacaccagaggtgtatttagagggcaggttggtcaggatgatatctatgagggtgcctgtgtttatggatttggggttgtacctggtaggttccatgataatttgggtgagattgagggcatctagcttagattgtaggacggccggggtgttaagcatatcccagtttaggtcacctaacagtacaaactgaAGATGAATAGGGGGCAATtcattcacatatggtgtccagggcacagctgggggctgaggggggtctgtaacaagcggcaacagtgagaaacttatttctggaaaggtagatttttaaaagtagaaggtcaaactgtttgggcacagacctggatgggatgacagaactctgcaggctgtctctgcagtagattgcaactccaccccctttggcagttctatcttggtggaaaatgttgtagttggggatggaaatttcagaatttttggtggccttcctaagccaggattcagacacggataggacatcagggttgtcggagtgtgctaaagcagtgggGGAAAAAGCATCTTATGgtggaggcttctgatgttagcatgcatgaaaccaaggcttttacagttacagaagtcagcaaatgatagcgcctggggaataggagtggaactgggggctaaagggcctgggttaacctctacatcaacagaggagcagtaggataagggtatggctaaaggctataagtgtgcgttggggacagagaataaaagtaGCAGATTTCTGTGTGtagtagaatagattcaaggcataatgtacagacaagggtatggtaggatgtgagtacagtggagataAACCGATGCGTTACCTCCAGAGACGAAACATCTCTCATCGTCACGCATCAATTAACGTAGGTGAGGTCTCCGCATATGTGTGGGTTGAGCCGAAAGAACTAAGACATTTTGAGCGggactgagggctctacagtgaaataaaacaataaaaactaGCCAAggcagcagtagacaaggcatattgacattagagagagtcatagagagagagagtcataaagcaatcacaggcgatgaatgggcagagcgggtcagttaggtacatacaggacctgagttcgaggctggggccgacaggtaaacaaaatgaggtatcatgttattgaaacagtccagggtgcatcagctgtgtagccgagtgatcatagggtcaaaCGAGTAGCAATAGTGGATTCAGGGTGCTGTTCGGTAGTCACTACTGCGCTGGGCAAGCAGAAGACACCGCGTTCAGAAAAAGCTAGCGGGGCCAGGCTAATAGATGGTTCTGCTGCGATATCGTAACAgaatagcctgttgagaccacatcgGGAAATCATGTCggcagtccagtcgtgatggatcggcggggctccgtgttgACAATAAAGGATTGGATCCAGGCCAACTGGCAAAGGATGTATTGTTGCCCTAGAATTAGCTGGTATATGGGTCTAGCTCAAGGCtagctggtgcttgcttcgggacagaggcgttagctaacagtagccactcgtttgcagctagctagctgcgatgatccggagtaatgatccagagcggcaggaatccggtgatatGGTGGAGAGAGGCCGTCCAacatgctctgggttgatatcgtgCTGTGTAGACTGGCAGGTGATTGTCCAAGCTTAGGCTGGCTGATTCCGGGAGGAGAAAGGCGAGGACCGCTAACAAAGACtagcagctagttagctggctagctcctggtggaagttccagttataaggaatttaaaaaaaaaacatctgtacCACATTACATTGGGTGAGGCATGGAGACTTCATGGATGTGTGCTCTGttttatacaccggtcagcaacgGGTGAAGCTGAAATAGCCGAGTCCACTAATTCTAAgtgttgtccacatacttttgtatgtataGTGTAGCTCAGATATAGAGGATGGGAGTGTCAAGTCATCAGTAAATGTTGAAATGAAACGCATGCAACATTCTAAATTAATTAACTTTGAAACCATGATGTCTATCAAAATTGAATCAATAGAGGATATATTGCTTCATGGCAATTGAATGAAACGTATTCTCTCAGGTAAAGCAAAAATTTTCAGAATCAGTCCCAGAAAATTCAAATGTTACAATAACTGAGGACATGGTGGTATATTATACCAAGAAAGGAAGACactagggcggcaggtagcctagcggttaagagtgttgggcctgtAAGTGAAAGGTTGCTGTTTCCAATCCCCAAGCCAACTATGTGAAAAATCTGTCGGTGTCGTTGAGTAATTTTGCTGGAAGTTTTTATGGTTTTTAACTACTGTCAATTCTTAACAAAACAGGATTTAAACATGTTTTGAAGATGATGTTCATATCCACACGTTTGCTTCTGTACTGTTTTTAAACTATAGAAGTTGACGAAGTCAATGGGGGGTGTTACAGCAACCTGTTACCTGAATGTAAGATAATGGTCAAGCTGAAACAAAAGATTCTGAATCAATGGTCTTGGAAACTGTGTCTATGGATGAAATATATGTTTTGTCTATCAAAGTGGACTCAATTGATGAGAACAAGAAAATCAAACTAGTCACTTAGATACAGATCATGATGTTGACAATCATGAACTGAAACGAGtcacgattccccacatggcagtttcttgtcatcgttggtagctatctggccatccagaatacACAACTCAGACTTCTGCCCTATTGAACCATGTGCATAGTTTTGCGTgacgttgtcagctaacccatctatagcACGAGTCAGCTTGGTTGGTTGCGGTCTCTCGCTCCCTGCATCACTTGGTCACAGTAAGGCCCCTCCCCTGCTTCCTAGAGAGGCACCTCTCTCCCTACTGTGGCGCAGCCCTGGTTAATAaattagttttttttttctttttctgctACCTTCACTCGAATTGGACCGGGTTTGGATCCTACCTGTCTCTATGGAACAGGTCTCTCTCTATATTCAAATGTTTTATGTacattaccgttcaaaagtttggggtcacttagattattattatttttttaagaaAAGCAAACAAAAATTTGTTTATCACATGGATAGCCCCCCTTTTTACTTTTTTTTcctaaatgacatacccaaatctaactgcctgtcgcTGAGGCCctaaagcaaggatatgcatattcttggtaccatttgaaaggaaacactttgaagtttgtggaaatttgAATTGATTATAGTTAccatataacacaatagatctggtagaagaaaatacaaagaaaaaaaacaactggtctttttctaccaccatctttgaaatgcaagataaTGGTCATAGTTATaaccatcactctggttgtaattccgatagtgtccacaagatggcagcatcatgtggaaAGTTTCAGACGGATAACTGAACAACAGGACTTTGGTGTGAGTCCCCAGTTCCATTTGAGCAAATCGTGAAAGCGACgtctcattcatattccatttttctgcaagaatatcgtcaaatctgtatacttggactttgatttagcttttcaagtattagtagccatataaGTTCAACgtttgcaaaacaaccagttttcctgacttcataactctgaatatccTTATAATTTTTGTCCAAAATGAAAAGGCATGCTGTTGTACAAGGTTAGAAGCTACATTTTGCGACCGAGACATGGTTTCCGGatactcccataaagcccagctcattggttGGTTCATTAAATAGTcatcgcaaaacaccagtctcaacgtcaacagtgaagaggtgacttcgggatactggccttctaggcagagccatatctcagactggccaataagccatatctcagactggccaataaaaatagaagattaagatgggcaaaagaacacagacactgaatagaggaactctgcctagaaggccagcatcccggagtcgcctcttcactgtgaatgttgagactggtgttttgcgggtactatttaatgaagctgccagttgaggacttttgagtagtttgagaaacagacaagacactctaatgtacttgtcctcttgctcagttgtgccccTGGGccacccactcctctttctattctggttagggccagtttgcgctgttctgtgaagggagtagcacacagcgttgtacgagatcttcagtttcttggcactttctcgcatggaattgccttaatttctcagaacaagaatagactgacgagtttcagaagaaaggtctttgtttctggccattttgagcctgtaattgaacccacaaatgctgatgctccagatacacaactagtctaaagaaggcaagtgttattgcttctttaatcagaatagcagttttcagctgtgctaacataattgcaaaaagattttctaatgatcaattagcctttttaaaatgattagctaacacaacgtgtcattggaacacaggagtgatggttgctgataatggacctctgtacgcctatgtagatattccattaaaaatcagctgtttccagctacaatagtcatttacaacatttaatatctacactgtatttctgatcaatttgatgttattttaatggacaaaaagtgcttttctttcaaaaacatggacatttttaagtgatcccaaacttttgaatggtagtgtatttcGGGTCCGGGTGGGAAAGCCCCAGGTCCATTTCGGAAGGGGTCCAACTTTTTGTACCCATGAAGACCTCTAATTGGGTAGTCATAAATTTAAGATTATAATAACTTTCAATTTGCAAAAAATAACATTCTGAACAATGCTTTACGTTTTCTTCGCACACATTCGGAGAATTTGCCAAGCAGCTGAAATTGCGCGCTTCCCAACTTTAGGCTATGCGTTTGCGATTTTTAAAACCATCCACAATTGTATTTTAGGAGACcctaatgatcctctgtggctataTCATGCTCTCTGGTTTAGTATTTTGAATAATTTGATTTATTTCTGTAGACAGGAGTAATTTACATATTATGGGCAAATGTAATTAAATTGACTTAGGGGGAAGCTTAGCTAACCTATTGGATTCGCTGCCTATGGGGAAGGGACTAGCTGAATGTTTGTTTTCACTTTCctttgcaaaacgttttgctacagtgtgcactaatgaatggACCAGTTGTTTGAAAAAAATTCACACGCTGGTAAATGTATGTTTATTTTAATGcttatgtaaaaataaaaaaaattcagaCTGGCGTCCTGTCCAGCTGCTTTATTTGTACATAATCAAGATGCCTCATGCTACATAAACAGAAGATCTAAAGGCTCCGGCCTTTCTAGCTCGGACAACGGTACTTATTTTTAATTAATGAAATTAGTTTGTGTAATCCTCATTTGTAAAACCTGCTTAATTTatatttttgtgtgtatgtgtgtgtgtgtgtaaatgtgtatatatatactcatAATCCTTTTGTCTTTAGGTCCTGCAAAGGTTTGCAGCAAACCCACAGAGATGTCTTCATTGGAGAATGACTCCTCTCTGGGAGACACAGACGGACTGAATACAGACCCCTCACCAAGAGACACTGAATCCAACGTTGAGCATATGAGAGCTGCTCTGCCAGGGATCAACGAGAGAGACGGCCATGAAAGCCAGAAAAACAGCAATACTACTAAAAGGATGCGATCCAAAGAAAACAAATGCTTCAAGTGTGATGTTTGTGAGAAGACCTTCAGCCGGAAAAACCTACTGGTACAACACAAGCTAACTCACACAAGACCCTTCAAGTGTGATGTTTGTGAAAAGACCTTCAGCAGGAAGGGGTCACTGGAAGCTCACAAGCTAATTCACACTCTGGTACATCAGATGCTAATTCACACAGAAGAGAGGCCATTCACTTGTGGTCAATGTGGCAAAACATTCAGAGTGTCCAAGCAGCTCGAACATCACATGTTGCTTCACAGAGAAAAAACACTCAGTTgcaaagtttgtggaaatgttttgTCTACCAAGAAAGATCTGAAACGACATCAGCTTGTTCATGCAGTGGAGAGACCGTTCAAGTGCCTGACTTGTGACAAGGGTTTCACGTCAAGGAAACTGCTTATCGAGCACGAGAGAATCCACACCGGTGAAAAACCATACACCTGTGCTGTATGTGGAAAGagttacagacagcatggtggCCTAAATATTCATATGCGAACACATACAGGTGTACGTCCGCATTCTTGTTCAGAGTGTGGTAAGGGTTTTATGACGAGCAGCAGCCTCAAAAACCACATGGTTGTTCATACAGGGGAGAAGGCATTTAAATGTgagacatgtggagctgctttcgGCCATAAAGCAAACCTTCAGAGACACCAAGTTCTTCACACAGGTGAGAGACCGTACAAATGTGAAGTGTGTGGGAAAAGCTACCTTCAGTCCACCGACCTTAAAGCTCACATGCACCGTCATGGGGCAACCAAACCATTTATGTGTGACCTATGTGGGAAGACTTTTATGTACAATTTTCAAATGAGACGACACAATCTAAAATGGCACACAGCtgaaggagagaagcagagggaacgacagagaagagagagaacgagagagagaactgcCAGAAGAGCGGGAACCTCAACAAAGCCATTCAGTTGTGACATATGTTTGAACGGCTTCAGCTCCATGCTAACTCTGAAAAACCATCAACGAAGTCACACGGGACAAAAGCAATACTCTTGTTCCATTTGCGGAAAGAACTTTGCCTATAAAAATACTTTGGACTATCACATGAGACTTCACAGTGGCGTGAAGCCCTATGCTTGTAAATTCTGTGAAAAGAAATTTGTTCTTAAGCAAGCTCTCGAAGGACATGAACGAACCCATACAGGTGAAAAGCCCTTCAAATGCAGTTATTGTGACAAGACTTTCTCAGTCAACACCAATCTCAAAAGGCATGAGCGAGTCCACACGGGAGAGAAGCCATTCAAATGTGACGTCTGCGGGAGAGGTTTCAGCCAAGCCAACAACGTCAAAGCCCACATGCAAGTCCACACTGGAGTTAGGCCTTATTATTGCAAGAGATGTGGAAAGGGCTTTTCTGACATAAGACACTACAAAAACCATAGCTGTAATGGTGTGGCAGCAACATGTGATCGGTCTCGTAAATCTTCAGACCGCTCTTTCAGAAATAAGAAAGGAGGTGAAGACAGCAGTGCTTGCCATAatgctgctgtgatgtcgactcaGTGATATAATTTCTATCATTCACAGTGGGGCAACTTCCTGCTTTCAGACATCAGGAACAATGGGGATGTATCTGTAGGGTTAAATGTTCTGGGATGGGATTCTGGAAAGCCTCATAGGAAATTGTGTGCTTTAGGAAATGAGATGAGTGCCTGCTGTAATGCTTGGAGATATTGCTGTCTTAGGGTCAATGTTCATGAGGCCAAATTCCTCATAAAGACATGACTGTTTATTTCTGACAGTGTACTGAATTGTTTAAGATTTTTCATTTTATTGTGTAAATCATTAAACACCTAATTCATGTGAGTCATTCACATTTTCTGTCAttttttctcctttgccaagataatccataggATTTCTGTTTGAGCTGTACATACTTTTTattgccaccagagactctgggttcgcgcccaagctctgtcgtaaccggccgcgacggGGAGGTCTgtgaggcgacgcacaattggtctagcgtcgcccgggttaagGAGTGGTtagccggtagggaaatccttgtctcatctcgcaccagcgactcctgtggcgggccgggcgcagtgcgcgctaaccaaggttgccaggtgcatagtgtttcctccgacacattggtgcggctggcttccgggttggatggcgctttgttaagaagcagtgcggttgggttgtgtatcggaggacgcatgactttcaaccttcgtctctcccgagcccgtacgggagttgtagcgatgagacaagatagtagctactaaacaattggataccacgaaattggggagaaaaagggatacaatttttatttttttatatataaaaaaaaccgcaacatgtaaagtgtactTATTTCTCTGAAATTTTGGCCTGAATTTTTTTCCATCCTTTTACGTCCATTCTCCTTTgccatccacctgacagctgaGACAtgtcaataagctgattaaacagcatgcttattacataggtgcaccttgtgttggagACAAcaaaaggctactctaaaatgtgcaattttgtcacacagcacaatgctaCAGTTTTcacaagttttgaaggagcgtgttgccagagaatttaatgttaatatctctaccataagctgcctccaactttGTTTtggagaatttgtcagtacatccaaccggcctcacgtgtaaccatgccagcccaggacctccacatccagcttcttcacctggggGATCGTCTGgtaccagccacctggacagctgatgaaactgagtgtTTCAggctgtaataaagccctttttgttGGGAAAAACTTCTTCTGATtgtctgggcctggctccccagtgtccACCCCTAGctacacccctgcccagtcatttgaaagccatagattaggacctaatgaatttatctcaattgactgatttccttatgaactgtaacacagtaaaatgcaatatttttttatgttgtgtttatttttgttcactaTACAGATAGATCTCTTGGCATTAATGCACCTGAagccctttattttttttacacactGATGTACAGTGGCGTCACTCACTTTCTTTTGGTGCTTGATTAATTTAAATTGGGAATTTGGAATCAGcttgggatttaaaaaaaaaaaatttttacaATCCTTCTCAACGAAAACCTTGCATCAGTTCTACTTTTATAATTATTACATTTACAATTATACATTTAGAATTatttacagtacctgtcaaaagtttggacacctactcattccagggtttttctttattatgactattttctacattgtagaataatggcgaagacatcaaaactatgaaataacacatggaatcatggaataaaaaaagtgttaaacaaatcaaatattttATATGGCTACATAAGGATAACGCTAGCTGAAGTATCTTTGCCAATACCTTCTTAGGGCTGAAATCCctttaacgggatcgatatgacaacagccagtgaaagtgcagggcgccaaattcaaaacaacagaaatctcataattacaattcctcaaacatacaagtattttataccattttaaagctactcttgttgttaatcccaccacagtgtccgatttagAATAGGCTTTatagcgaaagcaccacaaacgattatgttaagTCAGCACCtattcacagaaaaacacagctaaGCCTTCGAAGTAGAAACAGACCATAAACCATTGGTGTCAATCATGTCTAAGCCACTGAATGATTGTCCAATGAGAATCCAGAGAATGTTGATCAGACTGCAAAAGTATGATGTGAAGATGATTTCCACCCTGGGAAAGTTCATGTTTGCCACTGACACTCTTTCTCCAGCAGTCGACAAAAAAGAGAGCGCCGACACATAGAAACACTGAGACTCAGGCCTACATCAACATGACCGTAGCACCATTTCCTGTGTCTTCTGAGAGAATGGAGCAGATCAAACGAGGGACCTCAGCTGACCAAACAATGACAGAGTTGAAAGAAACAATACCGATAGGATGGCCCGCACAGAAAAACAACTGTCCAAGAAGTATACAGGATTACTGGATGTGCAGAGCGGAGCTCACCATTGTGAATGACATAGTGTTCAAAGGCAACAAGATTGTCATTCCCATGACACTACGCAAAGAaatgcaaaataaataaataaaaaagaaagGTGGCCCACTTGAGTGAGGAATAATATAAATGTACTGGGCAATAATGAACCAAGAAAATCGGCCAGACCACTGCTTTATGTGAACTGTGTTtacctacagtcgtggccaaaagttttgagaatgacataaatattaatttccacaaagtttgctgcttcagtgtctttagatatttttgtcagatgttactagtgtcaaaggcttttaatGACAATTAcgtgaagttgatgcaaagagtcaatatttgcagtgtttctttttcaagacctctgaaaTCTGCCCTGGTATGCTGTCAATTAAcgtctgggccacatcctgactgatggcagcccattcttgcattatcaatggggtggcagggtaacctagGGGTTAGAGAATTGgaatagtaaccgaaaggttgcaagttcaaatccccgagctgacaaggtacaatatCTGtaattttgcccctgaacaggcagttaacccactgttcctaagccgtcattgaaaataagaatttgttcttaactgacttgcctagtaaaataaaataaatgcttggagtttgtcagaatttgtggggttttgtttatccacctgcctcttgaggattgaccacaagttctcaatgggattaagatctggggagtttcctggccatggaccacaatatcgatgttttgttccccgagccacttttgccttatggcaaggtgctccatcatgctggaaaaggcattgttcgtcgccaaactgttcctggatggttgggagaagttgctctcggaggatatgttggtaccattctttattcatggctgtgttcttaggcaaaattgtgagtgagcccactcctttggctgagaagcaaccccacacatgaatggtctcaggatgctttactgttggcatgacacaggactgatggtaacactcaccttgtcttctccggacaagatttttccggatgccccaaacaatcagaaaggggattcttcagagaaa includes these proteins:
- the LOC135518322 gene encoding zinc finger protein ZFP2-like isoform X2; protein product: MASCYVSESEGKMATAYNMFQLETTSIMAVVVETTMTEMGKFLTTVPNSYVCNPERELCTIMNLVTGEATRKICQLFLVVSSSLQNENDKLKTKVEQMDEDKKTKVEQMDEDMKALTEKAEHYRALLAKMQTQAEPKGPTHILLNGMIFAIPPVGPAKVCSKPTEMSSLENDSSLGDTDGLNTDPSPRDTESNVEHMRAALPGINERDGHESQKNSNTTKRMRSKENKCFKCDVCEKTFSRKNLLVQHKLTHTRPFKCDVCEKTFSRKGSLEAHKLIHTLVHQMLIHTEERPFTCGQCGKTFRVSKQLEHHMLLHREKTLSCKVCGNVLSTKKDLKRHQLVHAVERPFKCLTCDKGFTSRKLLIEHERIHTGEKPYTCAVCGKSYRQHGGLNIHMRTHTGVRPHSCSECGKGFMTSSSLKNHMVVHTGEKAFKCETCGAAFGHKANLQRHQVLHTGERPYKCEVCGKSYLQSTDLKAHMHRHGATKPFMCDLCGKTFMYNFQMRRHNLKWHTAEGEKQRERQRRERTRERTARRAGTSTKPFSCDICLNGFSSMLTLKNHQRSHTGQKQYSCSICGKNFAYKNTLDYHMRLHSGVKPYACKFCEKKFVLKQALEGHERTHTGEKPFKCSYCDKTFSVNTNLKRHERVHTGEKPFKCDVCGRGFSQANNVKAHMQVHTGVRPYYCKRCGKGFSDIRHYKNHSCNGVAATCDRSRKSSDRSFRNKKGGEDSSACHNAAVMSTQ
- the LOC135518322 gene encoding zinc finger protein 665-like isoform X1, whose amino-acid sequence is MASCYVSESEGKMATAYNMFQLETTSIMAVVVETTMTEMGKFLTTVPNSYVCNPERELCTIMNLVTGEATRKICQLFLVVSSSLQNENDKLKTKVEQMDEDKKTKVEQMDEDMKALTEKAEHYRALLAKMQTQAEPKGPTHILLNGMIFAIPPVGFSMFSGMTAASTLPGNVSQANTVTNAMSVCAGPAKVCSKPTEMSSLENDSSLGDTDGLNTDPSPRDTESNVEHMRAALPGINERDGHESQKNSNTTKRMRSKENKCFKCDVCEKTFSRKNLLVQHKLTHTRPFKCDVCEKTFSRKGSLEAHKLIHTLVHQMLIHTEERPFTCGQCGKTFRVSKQLEHHMLLHREKTLSCKVCGNVLSTKKDLKRHQLVHAVERPFKCLTCDKGFTSRKLLIEHERIHTGEKPYTCAVCGKSYRQHGGLNIHMRTHTGVRPHSCSECGKGFMTSSSLKNHMVVHTGEKAFKCETCGAAFGHKANLQRHQVLHTGERPYKCEVCGKSYLQSTDLKAHMHRHGATKPFMCDLCGKTFMYNFQMRRHNLKWHTAEGEKQRERQRRERTRERTARRAGTSTKPFSCDICLNGFSSMLTLKNHQRSHTGQKQYSCSICGKNFAYKNTLDYHMRLHSGVKPYACKFCEKKFVLKQALEGHERTHTGEKPFKCSYCDKTFSVNTNLKRHERVHTGEKPFKCDVCGRGFSQANNVKAHMQVHTGVRPYYCKRCGKGFSDIRHYKNHSCNGVAATCDRSRKSSDRSFRNKKGGEDSSACHNAAVMSTQ